In Elaeis guineensis isolate ETL-2024a chromosome 1, EG11, whole genome shotgun sequence, a genomic segment contains:
- the LOC140856557 gene encoding uncharacterized protein, producing the protein MSSMEIPEWVRNLVCKHEGSHLRFIMTKSLTSSDLDLQDQKRLLIPSPYVEDYLIPILSDPEKAAANLLHPTASRNMPGTSHVRGRKHRGLDVDVHARNGFRCYLKLTRWDSTGSTVIHGTDYNLLLCQSSLQKNDEVELWGFRKGREGKLCFVLGKKTQ; encoded by the coding sequence ATGAGTTCAATGGAAATCCCTGAGTGGGTGAGAAATTTGGTGTGCAAGCATGAAGGCAGTCACCTCCGGTTCATAATGACCAAATCCCTCACGAGTTCTGATCTCGATCTTCAGGACCAGAAGCGACTCCTCATACCCTCTCCATATGTGGAGGACTACCTCATCCCTATTCTCTCTGATCCTGAGAAGGCTGCCGCCAACCTTCTTCACCCCACAGCAAGTAGGAACATGCCTGGTACAAGTCATGTTCGAGGAAGGAAGCATAGGGGACTGGATGTAGACGTGCACGCTCGAAACGGGTTTCGCTGCTACTTGAAACTCACTCGCTGGGACTCCACTGGATCCACTGTGATCCATGGTACGGACTACAATTTGTTATTGTGCCAGAGttcccttcaaaagaatgatgaggTGGAGTTGTGGGGCTTCCGGAAAGGCAGGGAGGGGAAGCTATGCTTTGTGCTTGGCAAGAAGACACAATAA